Genomic DNA from Lactuca sativa cultivar Salinas chromosome 8, Lsat_Salinas_v11, whole genome shotgun sequence:
GACTAGAAAGGTAAGTTTAACAACACGAATATAACTAAATGGTGTATTCTCGTTGATTTTGATCTCATATAGTCAGTAGGAAAGTTAAATCAGCTATAATTGGAATTGTTTTATCGATTTACAAGAGAAAGAACAACGTGATAATGGTTTACCTAATTATAAGCCTCTGTTAACTAGAGTTAGACCTAGGATGTTTAAATTAGTACTCATTGTAAGTTTCTAGTTGTTCTTCCCAAGAACTTTTGATTTTGCCCAATGTTACGTATCAGTATCTGAATACTGAAGTCATCAGTTGACATGGAATTCATCATGATGCCATGTTTGACTACTCTGAAAAATGGTGTTTTTACAATAGTTAGACATTGTTACCCTTTTGTATGCATCATTAGGTCATATTGAATGACCCAATTCCATAAATTTTGTATCTTTTACATATGCTTGCTTTCATCAACTTACAATCTATGTATTGATCACACTTGGACCTAAAGTGATATGAAATCATCTATTCTGATTATAATTTATATCTCACATATTCTTGCATAAATAAATTCAAGGTAATAATCAAAGAAAGACATGGAAGATGTACTAACAGAACAACCACCTCCTTCAAGGTTCTTCTTAGAAGATCTCAATAACTTCACCCCACCCTCACCTCCCCTCCCATCCCCCTTCTTATTCCTCTCttctccaaattccaaaactaccCTTCAACCCTCTCTCCTAATCATCGCCCTTTCTCCCCCATCTCTCTCCTTACTCCACCACCTATCCTCAAAAACCCTAATCGGAACCCTAATTCTACCCGAAATCTCCCCCTCAGGAAACACCATCACCCCATCTCCAAAAGACAAATCTTGCAACTTATACGCCATTAATGACTCCATAATCCTTGCAAACTTCCAATACTCAGTTCCTTCAGAAAGAACACATGCGAttgccaaaaccctaattggcGAACATATTCTTCCCAAAAGGGTTTTGATTCTTGATTCGATTCAAAGGCGTAACTTTCGTGGAAGAATCTCAACAGATGATACATTTGCAATGAAGCTAGAGACAACAGCTGAAAGAAAAGAAGCTCCATTGTTGAAAAGCTTGGACTATTTGCCCTCAGGAAGTGTTGTTGAAGGGTTGGGTGCTGCTTTGTTGGGACGGTGCCAGATGAAGGGTATAAAGGGAATTTTGTGTGTGACATGGCCAGAGGTTGGTGGCTCTGTTACATCAATGGTTAAAAGTTTATTGCTTAAAGATGTTTTCAATGGAATGGAAGTTAGATTTGATGATAATGGTGAAGATGAAGGGTTGAAGTTTGGTCTTAAGAATCATTACTTTGATTCTGAATTATACACTTAGTTATACTTTATAGTTTATACACTATGTTTATTAAGAATTTAGGTTATGActtatgagatgagtcttgaatatgGGTTTTTGAtttgtttagaaaaaaaaaaaaaatatggattttgttttgtttaatttTCCTTCATGCAAGACTAGTAATTTAAActtgttggtctttgttttatgaGTTGGCATATTTGTTTAGTTCTATGGTAACTTGTTGAATTAAGATGTGTGTAAGTGAAGCCACATTGTTGTTGATTGCCATAACTCATAGGCATatgattttgttatttatttatttttctttctagGAGTGAAATGATGTATGTTATAAAATTGATTATTTAATTAAAGTCGTAATAATCAGTTTGAAGCCCTAAGGTTTGAGGGGTTTGGGTGAACAAAAGACGGCTGAATATCTGATTTTTATGTCACATGGTATAGACTTTTGATAGTGTTGCGTGATTGGTTTTTAAAGAAATCAACTTTTTGGGGTTTAGACTAGAACTAACTATTCGTGTTCTTGTGCTCTTTGTAGTCATGAATTGTAAAATGTGTTTTGGGTATCAAACACTAACAAGATACGTAATTAAAATCAGTGTACATGTATTTAATTTGTGTGTACATGTATATACGTGTCACATGTTCATATATGTGTTTTTACATGTTACGTGTCACAAATTTAATTCATGTGTTTTTTGGAAAGAGAACTTCCCTACTGAGGGTTTTCAGGCCAGCTTTTGTGCACCGACTAATCTCCCGTTGTGAACATTAGTATATGTCTCATGTCATGGAGTCACTGCAGGTGAACCTCCATGACCACAGAGACTGAGTAGTGCTaggatttgaacatgggtcaataggttatcTACCATATCTTCTACAACAATACAAGTGGTTAATTTAATTCATGTCATATACATGTTTAAACATGTAAATTCGTATTTGACATGTGTAAGACACGAAACACAAATTTAGAATTCGTATCGACATGAATAGACACGAAACGTGAATTTCTAAAACTCATACATGGAAAACTTGTCATGTATCGTGTCATGTATCAAATTGACGGGTCTAGTTTGAACGGATAATTGGTTTGTAATGTATGGATAAAGTGATTTTGATTGTGATTCATAGATTATGTAAGAGTTCAATAGTTAGTTTGGAGAATGACTATCACATTAGTTGCAACAATATAACTAAAGTTGCTTATTAATATATCCTTTTTACCTTATTCTAAAATTAGTTATGAGTTATCCATCTTTTTTCATCGGTTTTGTTaggaaaataatatttatcagaaTTATTGAtgataattttttaaaatctatcTATCAAAATTGTTATCATGGTTGAATATTTGACATTTCAGTTCTTCTAAAAATATAAGAAACAGGGGCGAGTTTAATATATGTTAAGATGTGTCGTTTGATccatttaacttttttaaaacttactacaaataatatacaaaaaaaatattagaatCTATCTTTAAAAATATGAACCTACCTTAAATAGGGAGGTACACGACGACAAAAAccatatttaaaaaattaaaaaaaaaaaaaatgcaagtTTAGGTCccaaaagttaaaaaaatcatgaaactcaaaagattattctttcaatttACTTACAGTATAATATTTAGTCAATTTATGTATATTTGTTTTTACCATCTTTCGTCAAGTAGTCCAATAAAAAGGTTTATCGGTTTTAAATTAGTATTTATTAGCGGTATTATAAGtgaaatctttttttttaattattatttatcaaGGCAATCACGTAAATATTTCCACAATCATCTCCATTATAATATTTAGGGAAGTGATATTTCCACTTAATAATTTGATCCATTCACATAAAGTACAACACCTTTGCAGCTATCGTATAAGTTGGTAAAACATACATTTTAAGTGGATAAATCAATTTATCAAGTGGAAATATCACTTCCCATTTAATATTTACCATATTTAGTTAGTCAAAGTTTACCATGTATTGTTATTTTAGGAGTAATTGACAGCTACCTTTATTCCTGTAAATACTCCTGTAAAGGCTTTATATTGGTCACTTATTTTCCCTGTAATGTGTGAAATTCAATATTAAAATCAATACTTTAACATGGTATCAGAGAGCTCTTTTTCTCCTCTGAGAAATCTCGATCCCAACTGCCTTCCTTCTTCTCAAACTTGCAGAATCATCACAATCATGTCAGAAAAATCAACTCCTTCTACCACCATCATTCATCTCACGGCCACTACCCACTTCCCTATCAAACTTACAGCATCTAATTTTCCTGTTTGGAGAAAACAAGTTCGTTCCACCCTCATCGGCCTTGATCTCCTCCACTTCATCGATGGTTCTTCAAAACCTCCCAGTAAAACCAATGCTGAGTACTCTCACTGGTACAGACAAGATCAGATCTTGTTCAGCGCCTTACTTGGTAGTTGCACAGATGCTATACAACCCTTGCTATCTTCAGCTGAAACATCACATGAAGCTTGGTCCCGTCTCACCACAAGCTATGCCAACGCTTCCCGTTCCCGAATCATCTCGCTCAAATCTAAACTTACCACCAATCCAAAAGGATCACGCACTGTTACTGAATATCTTCACGACATGCGATCCATTGCCGACGATCTTGCCTTAGCCCAAAGTCCGGTCACTGATGAAGACTTGATGATTCACATCATCAATCAACTAGGAGATGACTTCAAAACCATTGTTGCTGCTATCAAAGTCCGGGAAAACCCAATTACTTACTCCGAACTCTATGACAAATTAGTAGATTTTGAACGACTCTTGAAGGAAACAACAATTCCTCCTCCTGATGTTGTCACAGCCAACTACACCTACACTTCACGTAATGGGTCTACTCCTCTAAACAGATCCATGCATCCCCTGACCTCCAATCCACGGTCACATCATGGGTCTCGCCAGGGATCACGTAACTCACGCCCACAATGGTCAAAATCGCCAAACTCCTACACCGGAAATCGCAACACTCGCTCAAACTCTCACTGCCAATTCTGCTCCATCGATGGCCATGATATGAAGGAATGTCGTAAACTCTCACGGTTTCTACGTGAGAACAACATTGAAATAAACATAGGACCAGTTGCCAACACCACAACAACTAGAACAAACCCAGTTCAACCCACTTGGCTCTTTGACACGGGTGCATCACATCACTTTACATCAGATCCATCTAACCTGCAACCTCTAATGGACTATGGAGGGCCTGATGAAATTGTTCTTGGCAATGGTATGGGCCTCAAAATTACTCACACCGGTGACAGTAGTATCCCTACATCGTCCCGCTCTCTCTCCCTACCTCATATATTATGTGCTCCTAATTTACGTCGTAATCTAATTTCGGTTGCCAAACTATGCAAAACTAACAAAGTTTCTGTCGAATTTTTTCCCTCGTGCTTTGTTGTGAAGGATCTACTCACGGGGGCGCATCTACTTCGGGGAGTGAACGATCATGATGTATACTATGCACCGGCCTCATCTCTTCCTCAAGCAAACACAATCACAATATCTCCCGCTCATGATTGGCATCATCGTCTTGGTCACCCATCTATCAAGATTTTTAAATCTATTGCAAAGTTTCTTGGCTTTCATTCAAATAAAATAGTGAATCCTACGTTTCACTGTGAATCATGCTCTATAAATAAAAGTCATAAACTTCCATTTAATGACACATCATTTGTGACTACAAAACCATTGCAACTTATATATACCGATGTATGGGGACCAACTCAAAAATCTATTGATGGTTAccaatactatgtaatatttgtTGATTTCCACACCAAATATGTATGGCTCTATCCCATGTCCCATAAATCTGATGTTTCCACGTTATTCCCTCGCTTCAAAAAGTTAGTGGAACATTACTTTCAAACACC
This window encodes:
- the LOC111910446 gene encoding uncharacterized protein LOC111910446, translating into MEDVLTEQPPPSRFFLEDLNNFTPPSPPLPSPFLFLSSPNSKTTLQPSLLIIALSPPSLSLLHHLSSKTLIGTLILPEISPSGNTITPSPKDKSCNLYAINDSIILANFQYSVPSERTHAIAKTLIGEHILPKRVLILDSIQRRNFRGRISTDDTFAMKLETTAERKEAPLLKSLDYLPSGSVVEGLGAALLGRCQMKGIKGILCVTWPEVGGSVTSMVKSLLLKDVFNGMEVRFDDNGEDEGLKFGLKNHYFDSELYT